The nucleotide sequence GGAAAACAAAAGCCCTTGGCTCTAAttcagggaggaaagaaaaagaaacccgtAAACCAAGCCACTCAACCACCGACAAGCCGGAACGCCTGGACAGGAGCCAAAGAGCCGCAGGTGAGCGTTCCGACCCGAAGACCAAAGTTGAAGTAGGAGCGCTCGGGCAAAGCCGCGGCGACACTCGACTGCAAAGCTCCTCGCGCGGAGGGAGGTGCCCCATCCGACCTACAGGACCGCTGGCCCCTCGgcttctctgccccaccccaggccgACCGACACCAACCACCTGTGTGAGAGCCTCCTTCAACTAGTTTCAACAGCCGGTTGGTTGGGCACCGGGCGGAGCCCCGCGCCGGAACGACTCAAGATCCCCCACCGCCCGGTTCTCCGGAACCCCCACTTACCCGACTGCAGTGGGGCTACAGCTAGGGACCGACCAGACGCAGCGTCTGAGGGCGCGTCCCCAGCTTCCTGATCCTGCAGAGGTTGAGAGCCCACAACCATAACAAAGCTCTTCCCAAAATGGCTGCCCGGCCCACACGGCCCcggaggggcagggggggaggagCGACGACCAgcctggccctccccccctccgACCCCGCCCCCCACACGCCCACCCACTCGCACCGCCCACAGGAGCGCAAGCGCAGGAGCCCTGTTCGGGTGACCCTGCCGACGCCTCACGCCGCCGACGTCCCGCCGCGTGAACGGCAGTTACTCCCTGCGCGGTTCCCCAACCCCCCTCACCGGGGCTTGAGGCTGTGCGTAGttgcccccacccctctgcagAATTGAATGCTCTGCCTTTCGTTGCGCCGCCTCAGAGGGGGCGACCAGCCGAGTTTGGAACCCCTCTTATTATTCCCtggcccaacacagggcctggaAGCGTGTGAATAAGTgggtgggtgtgtatgtgtgtaccgTTTTCCCCGCCCCTTCACCCTCCCGtaccccacttctgggtatgcTCGCGTCCCCAAACTACCCGTACAAGTACTAGCAAACCGGCTTCGTAGGATCGTGTTTTCCGACCCTTCCCACCTTccgctccttccttccttcagtgcGCACATTAAGACTCCAGCGCCCAGCGGGCCACACCGCCGTGCTCTGGAGGCCTGCGCGGCTAGGCCTGACGCGCTACCCGCTGGGAGTGGTAGTTCCGCCCGACCGCTGGCGTCAGGCCCCTGGCCCCGCGCAAGGCGGATATCTGTCCGCAGCCCGCTCCTATGCCAGGGCGGAGGAGCTGTTTCTCTGACCTAAAGTCTCATTGGGTATCGCACTACTAGAAGGGGCGGCGCTGCCGTGacagacagagaaggaaataaaagtgaaagcCTATTGGGATTAGAAGCGGTTACTATTACGAAGAATTCGCAATGGGCCCATTCTGCACGGGACGCTAAGCCATATGATGGCCGACAACCACGAAGCTACATTAACCAGAATCCGGGGGAATGGAGGAACTGGCCAACGACGCTCAAATTGTCTGGTGCTGTGTCCTTGATAGACTATGAAAATGGAGGccggaggcccagagaagaaagacttgtccaaggtcacagaaccaacaaataaaagttaaagcaAAGGGTGACAGAAAATGATCTAACTTTTCAGATTAACCCTAAGCCCAAGACTGTTACCACCACACTTATGGAAGCGAAAATCCTGCCCTTTGTGCTCTTATTTCTTAATGGAGTTTCCAGGTCCAAGCAAAGAGAATGGAagtaacagttttgtttttcttagtgtTAGTAGTTTAGGACCCTAACACAGAGTAAGATGTGCCCCATCTATCCTAGAAACCCTGTTATGAGTTCGAGATGGCAAGCAATTTGGCCAAGTCTCACTTGGCCTAGACTCCGAATTTCTCCAACCTTCCTACAACACCATCACTTGAGATTGTTTCAGTAGTTCTGCCCTACCTTTCCGAATTCTGAGGGCCAGATTCTGGGGGCTGGGAAACCTGGAGGAGAGAGGCAAGGACCATTCAGGTACCCTACAGACTTCAAAAGCCAGCTTCCAGAATTTCAGATTTAAAAGAATGACTCAAGATGGAAAGCCCTGCCCGGGAACCAGTTAGCGCCGGTCAAGTCCCCACCCGGACTCTTTTTTTGTCTGTTCTCCGGAAGTGGGGGGGGAGACTGCTAACCCCACCTGCCGGAAGTGCCTTTTCGTGAGTACCTGGCTGTTCTGGCAACTCAGCTCTCCAACCCCCGTTCGACACTGGCAAGTATACTTATATATATGACAGCAGGGCTGCTGCCACAGTGTacaaattggggggagggggcaccaaGGGTTGAGAGTAAATCAAAGCCGCGGGGAATGTCAGGCAGTTTCCCGAGGATCCTTGTATTCTCACAGCGCGCCCTTTTCTCAGAAGTCGGCTCTGAGGCATGCAGTTTGCAACTATTTCCTCTGGGGCAGTGGCAGTATCGGGCGTTTTAACCTAAATTGAGCGGATTAACCCTTAGGTCTTTGCCCTTCATTTCCTCACCAGTGGCCGTCCCCGAGATACAGGCTATCACTCTTTACATTTAACACCCATGAGTTGGAAAGCACATGGTCACAGTGCATAGAGAATTCCAAATGTGAAGAGAGCGTTGAGATTTTTAAGTGGGGTGGTCTGGAAAGCCCTTACGCAGGTGCTTTTGACCAACAGTGAGTGTGTGGGCCCTGCAGATATGTGTTTGAAGTCAGGAGGTGGATGTTAGGTGCTATCTAAGATGTAGTCAGAGGCCCAAGATAAGTCTTTGGTATATAGATTCCTCTACCCGGCCCTAAGAGCTGTGACCTAGAAATcagttcattaaaatatttaattaggtAGCAAATGTGGTTTTTGGATCTTTTAGACACCTCATTCTCCTGGTTAAGAATGAAACTCATGTAAGACAGATCGAGATTCATATTCTCAACCACTTACTGGTTGCTTACGTTAGAGTTCTTAACCATTTCCTCTTGTGTAGGGTGGGAatatagctattatttttttaaaagattttttaatttatttgacagagacacagcgagagagggaacacaagcagcgggagtgggagagggagaagcaggcttcccgtggggcagggagcccgttgtggagctcgatcccaggatcctgggatcatgacctgagccgaaggcagacgcttaccggctgttaccggctgagccacccaggcgccccatagctaTTATTTTTTGAACGCTTACTTGGTGTCAGAGACAGTTTGCAgctctttacatatattaattcatttaatttttacaacgaAGCTATGTagttattttaattgtttcaaaAGTGAGTGAACtacaacataacaaaattaaatacgTTGTACAAAATCACATACCTAATAAGTAAGTCGTGGAGCCGTGATCCCAACACAAATTGACTCCAAAATCTTCACTCTAACCCAACAGGCTATACTGTCTCTCAGCACCAAGTTGATGAGGTTAttgtattaaatgagttaatgcaggGGCACCTGACAGGCTCAGTgggagcttgtgactcttgatgttggagttatgagttcaagccccacattgggtgtagagataacttaaaaatatcttaaaaacaaaataaggggcgcctgggtggctcagttggttaagcgactgccttcggctcaggtcatgatcctggagtcccgggatcgagtcccacatcgggctccctgctcagcagggaatctgcttctccctctgaccctcttccctctcgtgctctctatctctcgttctctctctctcaaataaataaataaaatctttaaaaaaaaaacaaaataaatgagttaatgcatataaaacactAGTTACAGTGCTTGGTTCACAGCTAAATTGTATTAATTGCTACCATCATTATTTTGAGCTGTAAACATCTAAGCCCCAAAATAGATAACTAAgttgaaaaagagaacagagaagctATAACCTTcagttttagagatgagaaaactaggggcgcctgggtggctcagtcgttaagcgtctgccttcagctaaggtcatggtgccagggtcctgggatcaagccccgcatcgtgctccctgctgcgggaagcctgcttctccctctcccactccccctgcttgtgttccctctctcactgtgtctctctctgtcaataaaatcttaaaaaaaaataaagatgagaaaactacACTTCAGGGAAgcaatttacccaaggtcacacagctggggaaTTATAGAggtatctgtttttttgtttttgtttttttaagattttatttatttgacagcgagagcaggaacccaaacagggggagtgggagagggagaagcaggctttgcgctgagcagggagcccgatgcggggctcgatcctaggaccctgagatcatgacctgagccgaaggcagccacttaaccgactgagccacccaggcgccctatagagGTATTTGTAAAATACAGATCTTCTGTCTCTGGCAATACTTTTTCTGTTACACCAGCTTTTAGCAAAAGCTAAAAGAATGGTTCAGAGAAGAAAAGGATTATTTACTTAATGTATTAGTGATTTCCAGAAAACATTAATGATTGTTTTCAAAGGTAAGTGTGTTATATGGAAAAAATTCTCGAGTTCCTACTTATAAAAAATtatgcataaaatgaaaaaaattaagtgacatCTTGTTTTATACACAGCAACATGCTTCTCATTCAGCTCCTCCACTTAGCTGTAAAAACGCATTAATCAGAACTGCCTGGCATCTTCCTGAGCAAGACTTTCAGTAGGACCCAGTATGCTTCATTTCATCCAGAAATTTTCTCAAGCATCTTCAAAGGTTGgtttattcagcaaatacttgcTGGCAGTGCTTTGCTGGGGcaatagcaatgaaaaaaaagacaaatccttATCCTCGTATGTTTAGGTGATGGGGGAAAGGGTGgataaaatacaaacaagtatttttatttgtataagtATTTGTATATAGTATTTAATACTGCAAGGGGTAAGTCCTCTGGAGAACTATAAGAGCAGGGAAGGGGAATAGGGACTATCAACAATAGACTTAggattgcatttaaaaatagaggggtcaggggtgcctgggcccagtcagttaagcatctgtcttcagctggGGCcctgatatcagggtcctgggatccagcctgatgtggggctccctgcttagaagggagtctgcttttccctctccccgtgtccctcccccactgctcatgtgttctctctcgtgctctctcaaataaataaaatcttaaaaaaaatagaggggccAGGGgtgctgactcttgatctcagggtagtaagttcaagccccatgttgggggtagagatcacttaaaaataaaaaatcttaaaacaaaaaataggggcaccttggtatctcagtcagttaggcatccgactcgatttcagctcaggtcatgatctcagagtcctgggattgagccccacattggactccaccctcaggggagtctgcttgaagattctttccccctccccccagtaaacaaataaatctattttttaaaaagattttatttatttgagagagagagcatgagaggggggagggtcagagggagaagcagactccccgctgagcagggagcctgatgcggtacttgatcctgggactccaggatcatgatatgagccgaaggtagtcgcttaaccaactaggccatccaggcaccctaaataaatctgtttttaaaaaactagagaggtaagaagagagagaattagcCATGCAAGTAGCTCAGGGAAGAACATtccaaacaaaaggaagaaaaggcccCAGGATGGAATAATTCCTAGCATTTTAAGGAGTCACCAAGATTCTtaaataactttcatttttttctttcatccagTGCTTTTTGAGTTACTCTTCATCTATTAACTAGTTGAAGTCTGGAATCTGCTCACTAAAGCACAGAATCAGCAGGAAAGGTTATTACTTTGGCCATGTACCATGAAAGGCACTGgggagggtttttttgtgtttttttttttttttttttttttaaggcaaagaaaaaattactGGCCTGGCCCTCAAGTATACTGAGACAGAcaaacacatgattttttttttttttaagattttattcatttatttgagagagagagagcacgagcacaagcagggggagtgggagagggagaagcaggctcaatccagggaccctgggatcatgacctgagccgaaggcagacgtttaacccacagagccaccaggcgccctgaccAACACATGATTTAAATTCACCGTGAGAATTATGATAGGAGTGTGCATAAGGTACTTATAGGAGTATTAATTGAGATTGGGGAAACCTTCatgctgaattttaaaagataggTTCCCTAGATAGAAAAGTAGTATGTTAGGGGGCGCCTAGGTagccagtcagttaagcatctgactcatgatttcagctcaggtgttgatctcagggtagtgggatcaggctccacactggacttggagcctgcttgagattctctctctccccctctccctttgcccctccccactccctgcctcaaaaaaaaaaaaaaaaaaagtagtatgtTAGAATTCTAGGCAAAGACATATAGGAAGTAATGGAGCTATGGAAAGTATTTAGTGTCTCTAAAGCTAAACTGGAAGGTAGATTACTTTATACAAAACAGCATTCCCACAGTAATTAATGCTGCTCCTTTTTGCACGTTATAAATAGAAGAGAGTTTAAAATGCCAGATACTAAAGATATAGTCTTTACCTATTCTTTCAGATATTCCTCTCATGGGATAAAATTAGTGGTAGGCCAAAATACATCACTAGGTTTCTTTCCAGTAGTATCTTTTGCATGTTGTATAGCTGTTTGCTTGTCTTAGCTAGCATTAATAGCACCCTGTAGTCCAACCTTTCCGCAAAGTTTGATGTACTAATAGAAAGCAGatggtttgtttttatattgtttcaGTTTGGGATTAACTAAcatgtggttatttaaaaatctgtttttgtctgttggttttgttttctctatagATGCTGAAGTACCCTTTCCCAGTCCGAGTAGGAGCCAGCAAAATAGAAACACTTTCTCTCAAGACATGTCACCAGCAGAACTTTACCCCTTTGTTTCCAAGGCCTTGGTTTTTCTCTTCATTACCAGTGTATATGAGGAAGACACAATACTATCATACTTCCCCATGCAGCTTTAAGAAGCAAAAGCAAGAAATACCTCCAGCCAAGCCAGCAAGCACCATCACTTACCTGCTTGACAGCCCAAAGCCAGCATTATACATAACTCTGGCAGGACTAATCCCCTTTGTTGCTCCACCACTGGTCATGGTGATGACAAAGACTTACATCCCCTTATTAGCTTTTACTCAGATGGCTTATGGAGCCAGTTTCCTATCTTTCTTGGGAGGGATCAGATGGGGTTTTGCTCTGCCAGAAGGTAGTACAGCCAAACCAGACTTCCTCAATTTAGCTAATAGTACAGCTCCTGTTGTGTTTTCATGGTTTGCCTTCCTTATTTCTGAAAGACTCAGTGAAGCTATAGTCACAGTAATAATAGGTTTGGGGATAGCATTACACATTGAACTTTTTCTCTTGCCACATTATCCCAATTGGTTCAAAGCCCTTAAGATAGTAGTCACTTTAGTGGccttgttttcatttataatcaCTTTATTACTTAAAGATACTTATCCAGAGAAAGGACCCAAGAGACCTGTTCAAGTAGAATAAATACAAAACTACTCTGTAGATGACGTTAGCATGTTGGCTATAAGCCTTGGAAGGTTGTATTTTGCCATCACCTTTTTATACTTCTCCTGTTTAACAGCTCTTTTCCTCCAtcaatgtttatttcttcttcacagattttttttcatttctttatttcatagGAATTACCTGACAACAGTTTGAAAATCCCTAACAAGTCATTTTCACTTTAGATTACAGTTTTTAGTTtatgaattatacattttaatgttttacttgttttgaagaatgtaaaataataaaaatggaaatccttTTTGTTAGAGCCTTATGATCATTGGCAAAAGACAGGCACATTCTCCCACAAGAGGAAAACTTCATATCCATTAGTGTCTGAAAATAATAGGTGGTTCCAGTGTGGAGTTTTCATTGCAATTGCCCTGGAAATTGCATTTCCAAGCTCGTTTCATCTGGTATAATCTAGTTATATGAGCTGGAAGGATCTGTGGCTCTAAAGTCAGTAGGGAGCAGTGTCATGAGGGGAAGCCATGTTCAAAGAAAAGCTGaacatattttccagtttttatagACACAACTCCATCTCCACATAACACCAGCTagtcaaaaaatttaaaagaataaagtcacTAGTATATATAAATAGGAAAAGTCAAGCTGGAGCCATCTTGATGTTCTTACAAGCGGGGCTATCTAGTTTTACACATTAACTCAaagagaagcttttttttttttggtaaagattttatttattcatttgagacacagagatagagagagcatgaggaaggggagaggcagaaggagagggagaagcaggctccatgctgagccaggggctcgatgtggggcttgatcccaggaccctgggatcatgacctgagccaaaggcagatgcttaaccatctgggccacccaggtgcccccagagaagcttttttaaaacaagcaaaagcaACACCTTAGAATCTAACTTGAAAACTTGGTCTCTTGAGATTCTTAGtcttatagaaaaggaaaaaaacattttaaatggcaTAAGAATATAAATCAGTAAATGGTATCACCTGGTATATGTTATCTTTGTATAATACAGGTATTCAAATATTAGTTAACTTGAATTTCATAAGCTTAATTGTATGTTGAAGTCCTTgtcccagtatctcagaatgtgaccttatttggagacaggTCTTTACAGAGGTTATAGTGCTAAAATGAGATCCTAAGGGTAGGCTGTAATGTAATATTACTGGTATTCTTATAACAAGGGAAATTAGAGATAAACATGCATACGGGGAAAATGCCACGTGTACATGGAAGTAGCCATCTACATtccaaggagagaagcctggaaTAGATGCCT is from Zalophus californianus isolate mZalCal1 chromosome 4, mZalCal1.pri.v2, whole genome shotgun sequence and encodes:
- the TMEM69 gene encoding transmembrane protein 69, which produces MLHFIQKFSQASSKMLKYPFPVRVGASKIETLSLKTCHQQNFTPLFPRPWFFSSLPVYMRKTQYYHTSPCSFKKQKQEIPPAKPASTITYLLDSPKPALYITLAGLIPFVAPPLVMVMTKTYIPLLAFTQMAYGASFLSFLGGIRWGFALPEGSTAKPDFLNLANSTAPVVFSWFAFLISERLSEAIVTVIIGLGIALHIELFLLPHYPNWFKALKIVVTLVALFSFIITLLLKDTYPEKGPKRPVQVE